The proteins below are encoded in one region of Cherax quadricarinatus isolate ZL_2023a unplaced genomic scaffold, ASM3850222v1 Contig3451, whole genome shotgun sequence:
- the LOC138852027 gene encoding cuticle protein 19-like, which produces MSHPQSHPTYTSPTPTYGVPGPQAPARYDFNWTVKDDQSGNDYGQQESRDGDNTHGSYHVLLPDGRVETVVYTVNGDSGYVAEVTYQGQAQHPTHQTYTPVPVYG; this is translated from the exons ATGTCCCACCCTCAGTCTCATCCCACCTATACGTCACCTACCCCAACATACGGCGTTCCTGGTCCTCAG GCTCCTGCTCGGTACGATTTCAATTGGACCGTCAAAGATGACCAGTCTGGTAACGACTACGGTCAACAAGAGTCTCGTGACGGCGACAACACCCATGGCTCTTATCACGTGCTTCTTCCCGATGGTCGTGTTGAAACTGTAGTCTACACTGTTAACGGTGACTCTGGCTACGTGGCTGAAGTGACTTACCAGGGCCAGGCCCAGCACCCAACACACCAGACCTACACTCCAGTTCCTGTCTATGGTTAA
- the LOC138852030 gene encoding cuticle protein 19-like, protein MSHPQSHPTYTSPTPTYGVPGPQAPARYDFNWTVKDDQSGNDYGQQESRDGDNTHGSYHVLLPDGRVETVVYTVNGDSGYVAEVTYQGQAQHPTHQTYTPVPVYG, encoded by the exons ATGTCCCACCCTCAGTCTCATCCCACCTATACGTCACCTACCCCAACATACGGCGTTCCTGGTCCTCAG GCTCCTGCTCGGTACGATTTCAATTGGACCGTCAAAGATGACCAGTCTGGTAACGACTACGGTCAACAAGAGTCTCGTGACGGCGACAACACCCATGGCTCTTATCACGTGCTTCTTCCCGATGGTCGTGTTGAAACTGTAGTCTACACTGTTAACGGTGACTCTGGCTACGTGGCTGAAGTGACTTACCAGGGCCAGGCCCAGCACCCAACGCACCAGACCTACACTCCAGTTCCTGTCTATGGTTAA